In Lapillicoccus jejuensis, the DNA window GTCGCGTCCTCCACCGCCATGTTCGTCCTCGTCGTCCTGCGCCTGACGCTGGCCATCCGTGCCGCGTCACGCGCGATCCGGGTGGGGGAGGACCTCAGCGACCACCTGGCCCACCAGGCCGCCCACGACAGCCTCACCCGGCTCACCAGCCGCGCGCGGGCCCTCGAGCTGCTCGACACCGCCCTGCAGCGCTCGGCCGGCCAGGGCACCGGCGTGGCCGTCCTCTTCGTCGACCTCGACCACTTCAAGCGGGTCAACGACCTGCACGGGCACGCGGTCGGCGACCACGTGCTGCAGGTCGTCGCCGAGCGGATGCGCGCCGCGGTGCGCCCCCACGACGTGGTCGGCAGACTGGGCGGCGACGAGTTCATCGTCGTCGTCGAGACCGTCGCCGGCCCGGACCTCGGACTCTCCACGGCGGCGCACCTGCTGGCCGCGATCGGCGAGGACGTCGTCCTCCCCGGCAGTGGCCAGGTCCTCTCGGTCGGGGCGAGCGTGGGGCTGGCGCTCAGCCGCGCCGGCGACGGCGAGCCGTCGGGGGCCGGGGTGGTCGGAGCGGCGCGCCTCCTGCACGAGGCCGACACCGCCGCCTACCGGGCCAAGGCGGCCGGCCGGGGGACCGTCGAGGTGTTCGACGAGGTCCTGCGTCGTCACCTGGCCGAGCGGCAGGAGCTGGAGGCCGCCCTCGACCACGCGCTCGCCGCCGGTGAGCTCGTCCTGCACTACCAGCCGGTGCTCGCCGCGGTGTCCGGGTCGCTGAGCGGGTACGAGGCGCTGGTGCGCTGGCAGCGCCCCGGCCACGGACTGGTCGGCCCGGACGCCTTCGTCCCCTTCGCCGAGCAGTCGGGCGCCATCACCCGGATCGGGGCGTGGGTGCTGCGCGAGGCCTGCCACCAGCTGGTGGAGTGGACCCGGGCGCAGCCGACGACGTACGGCGCCCTGCGGGTGGCGGTCAACGTCTCCGGTCGGCACCTGCAGGACGCCGTGCTGCTGGACGACGTGCGCACCGCGCTGGAGTCGTCCGGGCTCGAGCCCGACCGGCTGGTCGTCGAGGTGACCGAGACGGTGCTCGTCGACGTGCACGAGGTGGGCGAGCGCCTCGCGGCCGTCCGGGCCCTCGGGGTCCGGCTCAGCATCGACGACTTCGGCACCGGCTACACCTCGTTCGGGCAGCTCGCGACGCTGCCCGCCGACGAGCTGAAGATCGACCGCAGCCTGGTCACGGCGGCCACGCCGGGACGCACGGACCTGCTGCGCCTCATGGTGCACGCCGCGCACGCCTTCGGGCTCGTCGTCGTGGCCGAGGGCATCGAGGACGCGGACCAGCTCGACCTCGTGCGCGGCGTCGGCTGCGACCTCGTCCAGGGCTACCTGCTCGGCCGGCCCGCCCCCGCCGACCCGCTCCCGTGGGCGCCCCCGCGAGTGGTGGCGGGTCTGGGTGTCGAGGAGGTCGAGAAGGAGCGGGGTGACGTCGTCCTACGCGTAGGGTCCCTACCGTGAAGCTGCTGCTGACCTCCGGCGGGGTGCGGAACCCGAGCATCCGGCAGGCCCTCGACGAGCTGCTGGGTCGACCGATCGAGGACTGCTCGGCCCTGTGCATCCCCACGGCGCAGTGGGGTCACCCGATGTGCGGGCCGGTCTCGGCCCGCGGGTTCGTCGCCGGTACGCCGCCCTGGGGCGGCCTCACCTCGCTGCCCTGGCGGTCACTGGGTCTGCTCGAGCTCACCGCGCTGCCGAGCATCGGCGAGGAGCGCTGGCTGCCGTGGGTGCGCGAGGCCGACGTGCTGCTCGTCGACGGCGGCGACGCGACCTACCTGGCCCACTGGCTGCGCGAGTCCGGGCTGGCGGACGTCCTGCCGACCCTCACCGACACGGTCTGGGTGGGGGTCAGCGCCGGGAGCATGGTCCTGACGCCGCGGATCGGCTCCGACTTCGTCGAGTGGGCGGGGGCCCCGGACGACCGGGCGCTGGGGCTCGTCGACTTCTCGATCTTCCCCCACCTGGACGTGTTCCCGACCAACACGATGGCGCAGGCGCAGGCCTGGGCCGTGGAGGTCGGCGGCCCGGCGTACGTCCTCGACGACCAGTCGGCCGTCACCGTGGTCGACGGCCGCACCGAGGTGGTGTCGGAAGGGGTCTGGCACCGGCTCGGGTAACGGGGCCCGGTCGAACCCGATGCGCACCGCAACGATCGGGAGTAGCGTCGCGCCCGCCCGAGCCGGCTCCGCTCGGGGGACGACTCTGGCACGGGGGACCACGATGCACAGGACGACGACGGGCCAGGACGAGGGCACGACCGGCCGGGGCGCGCCCCCGCAGGCATCACGGCGTCGACGGTCGGTGCTGGCCGCGGTCGTGCTGGTCGCCGCCGCGGTGGTCGGGCCGCTGCTCGCCGGCGTGGCGGCCGCCCACGCCGCCCCCGACGACCGCGCGACGCTGTTCTTCATCCGCACCGCGGGCACGCCCAGCGGTCGGGTGGAGATCCACACGGCGACCGCGGCGTCGCACTACCAGCAGGCCGACCTGCACACGACGACGTACTTCCGCACCACCGAGGCCCGGCAGGGCTACTTCCAGATGATCGGCCGGACCCTGTGGTTCCTCAAGGTCTGCGAGACCGGGTCCGGCTCCTGGGAGCTGCACTCCGCCACCCCGCAGAGCGGCTACACCTCCGGGGCGCACGTCGCGCTCACCGGGACGGGAGATGCGCCGCAGGCGAACCTGCCCTGCGACCAGGCCAAGGCCCGGCTGGCCTCGTCCCGGGTGCACCTCGCCTTCCAGCCCTCGACGCCGACGACGTACCCCGTCGCCTTCATCGTGGCCTCCGGGTCGCGGCTGACGGCGTTCCTCGTCAGCTGCTCCGGTTTCGCGTACTGCCTGACGGGGGCCGACGTCACCAGCGCGGGCGCCGGGGCGACGTACGGACCGAGCGCCGGGACGGCGACGGCTCGGCCGACCCCGGTCGCTCTGGTCCCGTCGAGCGCGACGGGACGGCTCCAGGTCGTCGGGTACACCGGTGCGTGGGGCGCGGGCCAGGTGTACGGCGGCTTCGACCCGGCCAGCAACCGCTCCACCGTGTTCACCACGGGGGACGCGGCGGCGGGGTTCACCGACGTGCGGGACGTCACCGGTGACGGGGTCGCCGACGTCACCTACGTCAAGCTCGTCGCCCCGGGCACGGGGCACGTCGAGGTCTTCGCCGCGAACGGGACGTCGCCCGGGTCGCTCCTGCTCGCCTCCTCCACCTGGTTCTCGCCCTCGCTGGCGAGCGCCGGGACCTGGCAGCTGGGCAGCGCCGCGAACTGACCCGCGACCGGCCTCCCCGCGGCGCGGGGAGGCCGGTCGCGTCGTGCCGCGTCAGCGCGAGGCGTTCGCCTCGTCCTCGACATACGGGGTCAGGCCCTCCTTGGCCTCGTCCGGCATGCCCTCGGGGTTCGCCCCCGCCTGGCCGGCCCGGACGAGCTCCTCGATCTTCTTGCCGGTGTCGGCGTCGACGTTCTGCCAGTACTCGAACGCCTTCTCCAGCACGGGGGACTTCACCCCGCCGAGCAGGTGGGTGGCGACGGTGTGGACGAACTCGTCGCGCTGCTCGTCGGTCCACACCTCGCGCACCATCGCGCCCGCCTGGCTCCAGTCGTCGTCGTCCTCGCGCAGGGTGTAGGCCTGGCGGACCATCGCCCCGTCCGACTCCCACCCGTCCGGCACCTCACCGACCTGGTCGGCGTACCCGCGGCCCTGGGTGTTCGGTGCGTAGACGGCCTGGTCCCCGGTGTGGTCGTAGGCCATCGGCCCGTCGAAGCTGTAGGTGTTGGTCTCCACCACGGCCTTCGGCCGGTTGACCGGCAGCTGGTGGTAGTTGGGGCCGATCCGGTACCGGTGCGTGTCGGCGTACGCGAACGCGCGGCCGAGCAGCATCTTGTCGGGGGAGAAGCCGATGCCGGGGACGAGCGCGGACGGCTCGAACGCGGCCTGCTCGATCTCGGCGAAGAAGTTCTCCACGTTGCGGTTCAACGTCATCGTCCCGACCTCGATCAGCGGGTAATCGCTGTGCGGCCACACCTTGGTGAGGTCGAACGGGTTGAGGTGGTACGACGCCGCGTCGGCGTACGGCATGACCTGCACCGACAGGGTCCAGCTCGGGTGGTCGCCCTTCTCGATCGACTCGTAGAGGTCGCGCCGGTGGAAGTCGGCGTCCTGGCCGGCGATGAGCGTGGCGTCGTCGCCGCTGAGGCCCTGCACGCCCTGGTCGCTGTGGAAGTGGTACTTGACCCAGAACTTCTCCCCGGAGGCGTTGTACCAGAGGTAGGTGTGCGACCCGTAGCCGTTCATGTGGCGCCACGTGCGGGGGATGCCGCGGTCGCCCATGAGGTAGGTGACCTGGTGCGCCGACTCGGGGTTGAGCGTCCAGAAGTCCCACTGCATGTGGTTGTCGCGCAGGCCCGACCCGCCGCGCCGCTTCTGGCTGCGGATGAAGTGCGGGAACTTCATCGTGTCGCGGATGAAGAAGACCGGGGTGTTGTTGCCGACGAGGTCGTAGTTGCCCTCGGTCGTGTAGAACTTCAGCGAGAAGCCCCGCGGGTCGCGCCAGGTGTCGGGGCTGCCCTGCTCCCCGGCGACCGTGGAGAAGCGAGCGAGCATCTCGGTCTCGACGCCCGGCTGGAAGAGCGCCGCCCGGGTGTAGCGCGAGACGTCCTGGGTCGTGACGAAGGTGCCGTAGGCGCCGCCGCCCTTGGCGTGCACGTTGCGCTCCGGGATGCGCTCGCGGTTGAAGTGCGCCATCTGGTTCACCAGGTGCACGTCGTGCAGCACGATCGGCCCGTCAGGGCTGACGGTGAGCGAGTTGCGGTCGCTGGGGGCCGGGGCCCCGGTGTCGGTCGTCGAGCCGGTCGTCGAGCCGGTCGTGGGTCGGGCGTCGAGCGTCATGGTGAGCTCCGTTGCGGTGGGTCCGAGGGGTGTGGTCGTGGCTGCGCGGACGCAGGCGCCCGCGGGCTACCCACTGCGCGCCGGTTCATGCCCCCCGTCCCCTTCGTGGGGAGGCGGATCGGTCTCGGCTCGATCAGGGACGGGGGGCGACGGCGT includes these proteins:
- a CDS encoding catalase — its product is MTLDARPTTGSTTGSTTDTGAPAPSDRNSLTVSPDGPIVLHDVHLVNQMAHFNRERIPERNVHAKGGGAYGTFVTTQDVSRYTRAALFQPGVETEMLARFSTVAGEQGSPDTWRDPRGFSLKFYTTEGNYDLVGNNTPVFFIRDTMKFPHFIRSQKRRGGSGLRDNHMQWDFWTLNPESAHQVTYLMGDRGIPRTWRHMNGYGSHTYLWYNASGEKFWVKYHFHSDQGVQGLSGDDATLIAGQDADFHRRDLYESIEKGDHPSWTLSVQVMPYADAASYHLNPFDLTKVWPHSDYPLIEVGTMTLNRNVENFFAEIEQAAFEPSALVPGIGFSPDKMLLGRAFAYADTHRYRIGPNYHQLPVNRPKAVVETNTYSFDGPMAYDHTGDQAVYAPNTQGRGYADQVGEVPDGWESDGAMVRQAYTLREDDDDWSQAGAMVREVWTDEQRDEFVHTVATHLLGGVKSPVLEKAFEYWQNVDADTGKKIEELVRAGQAGANPEGMPDEAKEGLTPYVEDEANASR
- a CDS encoding Type 1 glutamine amidotransferase-like domain-containing protein; this encodes MKLLLTSGGVRNPSIRQALDELLGRPIEDCSALCIPTAQWGHPMCGPVSARGFVAGTPPWGGLTSLPWRSLGLLELTALPSIGEERWLPWVREADVLLVDGGDATYLAHWLRESGLADVLPTLTDTVWVGVSAGSMVLTPRIGSDFVEWAGAPDDRALGLVDFSIFPHLDVFPTNTMAQAQAWAVEVGGPAYVLDDQSAVTVVDGRTEVVSEGVWHRLG
- a CDS encoding putative bifunctional diguanylate cyclase/phosphodiesterase; the encoded protein is MAPRSGSSTDTVPTAAWRAYAAVGTALVGTYALLPLGLVRDVLYLVLGLGCVTGIVVGVLRHRPQGRSPWWWFAAGQLVWTAGDSTFNWLNDVLGVSPYPSVADAFYLAAYPLLAVGVVRLVRVRRPRAALESALDAAVVTVALGLLAWVLLAAPTAGSDAPLFEQAVGVAYPAGDILVLAGIAWLVTSMPRPLPSYRLLVAAVLVLVVGDVAFTLGSYGLFDDPRRLLDLTWLSSYVLWGTATLHPSMARLSSRSDAPAPSMSARRIVVLGASVLVPPALLAFEAVRDGDFDIWAFVASSTAMFVLVVLRLTLAIRAASRAIRVGEDLSDHLAHQAAHDSLTRLTSRARALELLDTALQRSAGQGTGVAVLFVDLDHFKRVNDLHGHAVGDHVLQVVAERMRAAVRPHDVVGRLGGDEFIVVVETVAGPDLGLSTAAHLLAAIGEDVVLPGSGQVLSVGASVGLALSRAGDGEPSGAGVVGAARLLHEADTAAYRAKAAGRGTVEVFDEVLRRHLAERQELEAALDHALAAGELVLHYQPVLAAVSGSLSGYEALVRWQRPGHGLVGPDAFVPFAEQSGAITRIGAWVLREACHQLVEWTRAQPTTYGALRVAVNVSGRHLQDAVLLDDVRTALESSGLEPDRLVVEVTETVLVDVHEVGERLAAVRALGVRLSIDDFGTGYTSFGQLATLPADELKIDRSLVTAATPGRTDLLRLMVHAAHAFGLVVVAEGIEDADQLDLVRGVGCDLVQGYLLGRPAPADPLPWAPPRVVAGLGVEEVEKERGDVVLRVGSLP